From a region of the Halanaerobium hydrogeniformans genome:
- a CDS encoding phosphoglycerate kinase: MNKKTLKDMDFKGKKVLVRVDFNVPLKEGEVTDSTRIKAALPTIEYLIREEAKVLLISHLGRPGGEVNEDLRMDAVAKELANQLNKEVKKADDCIGKEVKKAANNLENGEVLLLENSRFYPGEKANDPEFSKKLASLADLYVNDAFGAAHRAHATTVGVTEYLPSAAGFLMQKELNALGEVMAAPESPFVAIMGGAKVSDKIDVIKNLINKVDILIVAGGIANTFLLAKGYEVGDSLVEADKVDLARELMAEAEEKGVNIVLPIDVVIADEFSNDAETQVVKVDQIPAGWQVLDCGGPESLEQYKEIIKNAKTVIWNGPLGVFEMEKFAHGTVELAKALGQSDAHSVIGGGDSAAAINLAGVADQMDHISTGGGASLMFFEGKELPGVVALDEIE; the protein is encoded by the coding sequence ATTAATAAAAAAACATTAAAAGATATGGATTTTAAGGGCAAGAAAGTTTTAGTTAGGGTTGACTTCAATGTTCCGCTTAAAGAAGGTGAAGTGACAGATTCAACTAGAATCAAAGCTGCTCTGCCAACTATTGAATATTTAATTAGAGAAGAAGCAAAGGTGTTATTGATTTCTCATCTTGGGCGTCCTGGTGGAGAGGTAAATGAAGATCTCAGAATGGATGCAGTTGCTAAAGAATTGGCAAACCAATTAAATAAAGAGGTTAAAAAAGCTGATGACTGTATCGGTAAAGAAGTTAAAAAAGCTGCTAATAACCTTGAAAATGGTGAAGTGCTTTTACTGGAAAACAGTCGTTTTTATCCTGGTGAAAAAGCTAATGACCCAGAATTTTCAAAAAAACTGGCTTCTTTAGCAGATCTTTATGTAAATGATGCTTTTGGTGCAGCTCACAGAGCTCATGCTACAACAGTTGGAGTAACTGAATATTTACCATCTGCAGCAGGATTTCTAATGCAGAAAGAATTAAATGCTTTAGGAGAAGTAATGGCAGCTCCAGAAAGTCCTTTTGTTGCAATTATGGGTGGAGCAAAGGTTTCTGATAAAATCGATGTTATTAAAAATTTAATCAATAAAGTTGATATCTTAATCGTTGCCGGTGGAATTGCAAATACATTCTTATTGGCAAAAGGCTATGAAGTTGGAGATTCCCTGGTAGAAGCAGATAAAGTAGATCTTGCCAGAGAACTTATGGCAGAAGCCGAAGAAAAAGGTGTTAACATTGTACTTCCGATAGATGTTGTTATAGCTGATGAATTTTCCAATGATGCTGAAACTCAGGTTGTTAAAGTTGATCAAATTCCAGCCGGCTGGCAGGTATTAGATTGTGGTGGACCGGAAAGTTTAGAACAGTATAAAGAAATTATTAAAAATGCTAAAACTGTTATCTGGAATGGACCACTTGGTGTTTTTGAAATGGAGAAATTTGCCCATGGTACTGTTGAACTGGCAAAAGCTCTGGGTCAATCTGATGCTCATTCAGTAATCGGTGGAGGAGATTCTGCTGCAGCTATCAATCTTGCTGGAGTAGCAGATCAAATGGATCATATTTCTACAGGTGGTGGGGCTTCCTTAATGTTCTTCGAAGGAAAAGAACTACCTGGTGTAGTAGCATTAGATGAAATTGAATAA